A genomic window from Lotus japonicus ecotype B-129 chromosome 1, LjGifu_v1.2 includes:
- the LOC130745912 gene encoding LRR receptor-like serine/threonine-protein kinase EFR, whose amino-acid sequence MMTYIQLIFVCFLLQHFHGIICNNETDRDALLSFKSQVIDPNNALSDWLPNSKNHCTWYGVTCSKVGSRVQSLTLKGLGLSGNLPSHLSNLTYLHSLDLSNNKFHGQIPLQFGHLSLLNVIQLAFNNLSGTLPQQLGLLHRLKSLDLSVNNLTGKIPQTFGNLLSLQNLSMARNRFVGEIPSELGNLQNLSQLQLSQNYFTGEFPTSIFNITSLSFLSVTQNSLSGKLPQNLGHALPNLRTLALATNSFEGVIPSSMSNASRLEYIDLANNKFHGSIPLLYNLKNLTHLSLGNNNLSSTTSSNFQFFDSLRNSTQLKILMINDNHLTGELPASIANLSSNLEQFCVADNWLTGSIPQGMKKLQNLISLSLENNYFTGELPSELGALNKLQQLVMFNNTFSGEIPDIFGNFTNLYELELGYNNFSGRIHPSIGQCRRLNVLDLMMNRLGGTIPEEIFQLSGLTMLYLKGNSLRGSLPPEVNTMKQLQTMVISNNQLSGYIPIEIEGCTSLKTLVLARNRFSGSIPNGLGDLASLETLDLSSNNLTGPISENFEKLEYMVRLNLSYNHLEGVVPMKGVFKNHSRVDLRGNNKLCGHDNEIVKKFGLFLCVAGKEKRNIKLPIILAVTGATALLISLLYLLWMIMSRKKKYKEAKTNLSSATFKGLPQNISYADIRLATSNFAAENLIGKGGFGSVYKGVFSISTGEETTTLAVKVLDLHQSKASQSFNAECEVLKNIRHRNLVKVITSCSSLDYKGEDFKALIMQFMPNGNLDMNLYTEDYESGSSLTLLQRLNIAIDVASAMDYLHHDCDPPIVHCDMKPANVLLDENMVAHVADFGLARFLSQNPSEKHSSTLGLKGSIGYIAPEYGLGGKASTHGDVYSFGILLLEMFIAKRPTDEMFKEGLSLNKFVSAMHENQVLNMVDQRLINEYEHPTRSSSTSYDSSGGSIGNSYNNDNTHWVRKAEECVAAVMRVALSCATHHPKDRWTMTEALTKLHGIRQSMLGI is encoded by the exons ATGATGACTTATATTCAACTTATTTTCGTATGTTTCCTACTACAACATTTTCATGGCATCATATGCAACAATGAAACAGATAGAGATGCCCTTCTTTCTTTCAAGTCCCAAGTGATTGACCCAAATAATGCTCTTTCAGATTGGTTACCAAATTCCAAAAATCACTGCACTTGGTATGGTGTCACTTGCTCCAAAGTTGGTTCAAGAGTCCAATCCCTCACCCTAAAAGGACTTGGCCTCTCTGGTAATCTACCCTCTCACCTCTCCAACCTCACCTATCTTCATTCCCTTGACCTTTCCAACAACAAATTTCATGGCCAAATTCCCTTACAGTTTGGTCATCTCTCACTTCTTAATGTTATTCAACTAGCTTTCAACAATCTCAGTGGCACACTTCCACAACAATTGGGTCTTCTGCATCGTTTAAAAAGTTTGGACTTGTCTGTCAATAATCTTACAGGAAAAATCCCTCAAACATTTGGCAATTTGTTGTCTCTTCAAAATCTTTCCATGGCAAGGAACAGGTTTGTGGGTGAGATTCCAAGTGAATTAGGTAATCTCCAAAATCTTTCCCAGCTTCAACTCTCACAGAATTATTTCACTGGTGAGTTTCCCACTTCTATCTTCAACATTACCTCGCTAAGCTTCTTATCCGTGACACAGAATAGTCTATCAGGCAAGTTACCACAAAATTTGGGACATGCTCTTCCAAATTTAAGGACACTTGCCTTGGCAACCAATAGTTTTGAAGGGGTCATTCCTAGTTCCATGTCCAATGCCTCACGTCTTGAATATATTGATCTTGCTAACAATAAGTTTCATGGCTCCATTCCTCTGCTGTACAACTTGAAAAATCTTACCCACTTGAGTCTTGGGAATAACAATCTATCTTCGACAACATCGTCGAATTTTCAGTTCTTTGATTCCCTTAGAAACTCCACTCAGTTGAAAATTCTCATGATCAATGATAACCATTTGACTGGGGAACTTCCAGCTTCTATTGCCAATTTATCTAGCAATCTAGAACAGTTCTGTGTTGCTGATAATTGGCTAACTGGGAGCATTCCTCAAGggatgaagaaacttcaaaACCTCATCTCCTTGTCTTTGGAAAATAATTATTTCActggagagctaccatcagaaCTGGGAGCCCTCAATAAGCTGCAGCAGCTTGTGATGTTCAATAATACATTTTCTGGGGAGATTCCGGATATTTTTGGCAATTTTACAAATCTTTATGAACTTGAATTGGGATATAATAACTTCTCAGGTAGAATTCACCCAAGTATTGGACAATGCAGGAGATTGAATGTTCTCGATCTGATGATGAATAGGCTTGGTGGGACTATACCAGAGGAGATATTTCAGCTTTCTGGTTTAACAATGTTGTACTTAAAAGGAAACTCTTTGCGTGGTTCGCTACCTCCTGAGGTCAACACCATGAAGCAACTTCAGACCATGGTTATTTCCAACAACCAGTTGTCAGGCTATATTCCTATAGAAATAGAGGGTTGCACTAGCTTGAAGACACTTGTGTTGGCAAGAAACAGATTCAGTGGCTCAATTCCAAATGGTCTAGGGGATTTAGCATCTCTTGAGACTTTGGATCTATCATCAAACAATCTCACTGGCCCaatttctgaaaattttgaaaagcTTGAGTATATGGTGAGATTAAATTTGTCTTATAACCATTTGGAAGGGGTGGTTCCTATGAAAGGCGTTTTTAAGAACCATAGCCGGGTTGATCTCCGAGGTAACAACAAACTATGTGGCCATGACAATGAAATTGTGAAGAAATTTGGACTATTCCTCTGTGTTGCaggtaaagagaaaagaaacATTAAACTCCCTATCATACTAGCAGTTACAGGTGCCACTGCTTTGCTCATTTCATTGCTCTATCTACTGTGGATGATAATGTCCCGAAAGAAGAAATATAAGGAGGCGAAAACTAATTTGTCTTCTGCCACTTTCAAAGGGTTACCTCAAAATATATCCTACGCTGATATTCGGCTTGCTACAAGCAATTTTGCAGCTGAAAACTTGATTGGAAAAGGAGGCTTTGGCTCTGTTTATAAAGGTGTGTTCAGCATCAGCACCGGTGAAGAAACCACGACCCTTGCTGTCAAAGTCTTGGACCTGCACCAAAGCAAAGCTTCTCAGAGTTTTAATGCAGAATGTGAAGTTTTGAAAAATATCAGGCATCGAAACCTTGTGAAGGTTATCACTTCTTGTTCCAGCCTTGATTATAAGGGAGAAGACTTTAAGGCCCTTATTATGCAATTCATGCCAAATGGAAACTTGGACATGAATCTATACACAGAAGATTATGAGTCAGGATCATCTCTGACCTTGTTGCAAAGATTAAACATTGCCATTGATGTTGCTTCTGCCATGGACTACTTGCACCATGATTGTGACCCCCCAATAGTTCATTGTGATATGAAACCAGCCAATGTCCTACTAGATGAGAATATGGTGGCCCATGTCGCAGATTTTGGATTGGCGAGGTTTCTTTCTCAAAATCCATCAGAAAAGCATAGTAGCACTTTGGGACTAAAGGGATCAATTGGCTATATTGCTCCAG AATATGGTCTAGGAGGAAAGGCTTCAACTCATGGTGATGTCTACAGCTTTGGGATTCTGCTTCTAGAGATGTTCATAGCCAAAAGACCAACTGATGAGATGTTCAAAGAAGGATTAAGCCTGAATAAGTTTGTCTCTGCCATGCATGAGAATCAAGTGCTGAATATGGTTGATCAAAGGCTAATTAACGAGTATGAGCACCCGACACGAAGTTCTAGCACAAGTTACGATAGCAGTGGTGGGTCTATAGGCAACAGCTATAACAATGATAACACACATTGGGTGCGCAAAGCTGAGGAGTGCGTAGCTGCTGTGATGAGAGTTGCCTTGTCTTGTGCTACTCATCATCCCAAAGACCGATGGACCATGACAGAGGCCTTAACAAAATTGCACGGGATTAGGCAATCTATGCTGGGTATATGA